A segment of the Prosthecobacter sp. genome:
ATCCGGTCGAATGCCTGCAGACCGTGCGTGACATGGGCTGCCCTGTGGTGCGCGGCAATCACGATGAAGGTGCTGCCAGCGAGAGTTCGCTCGAAGAATTGAACCCGCTGGCCCAGAACGCTCTTCTCTGGACTCGTTCACAGCTCAGCGAAGAACAACGCCAGTGGCTGCGCGATTTGAAACTGGTACGCCAGGTGCGTGACTTCACCATCGTCCATGCCACGCTCGATTCCCCTGGCAACTGGGGCTACGTGACCAACCGCTTCGATGCGATGGCCAGCTTCAGCTACCAGTTCACCCAGGTCTGCTTCTACGGTCACACGCATGTGCCGCGCATCTTTGAAAAGGATGACGCCGTGCGTGCCGCCCGTGGCACCGATGTCATGCTACAACGCGGCGTGAAATACTTCGTCAATGTTGGCAGCGTCGGCCAGCCGCGTGATGGTGACTGGCGTGCCGCCTACGCCATCTACGATGTCCAGGCGCAGACGATCACGATCCGCCGCCTCGAATACGACATCGAGACCGCTCAGAGCAAAATCCGCGAAGCTGGCCTGCCCTCGCTGCTCGCCGATCGCCTCGCTTTGGGCAAATGAGCGCCGCCACGCGCCAGCTTCCCAGCCTGCGCGACTTCAAATCCGCGCTCATCATCAAGCCAAGCTCGCTGGGCGACATCGTCCACACCCTGCCCGCTGTGAAGGCGCTGCGTGATGCTCATCCGCATCTGAAAATCCGCTGGCTTGCCAACACCGAGTGGATGCCGATCCTGCAAGGCAGCCCGCTCATCGACGAGGTCATCCCGTTTCCCCGCAAGACTTTTCGCGGCCTTCCCGGCCTCCTCCGTTTCTGGAACTGGCGTCGCACTTGGATGCTGCTGCCGCGTGAAGAGCCCGAGATCGTCCTCGATTTCCAAGGCCTGCTGCGCAGCGGTCTTACCAGTAGTTGGCGTGGGGCACAGTGCGTCATCGGACTTTCAGATGCGCGTGAAGGCGCGCACTGGTTTTACAACCACACCGTGTCCGTTGATGCCGGCACACATGCTGTGGATCGCTATCTGGAGCTTCCACGTGCGCTAGGCATCAAAATCGAGCCTCAAGACATCACGTTTGATCTCACTCCTGGCACACCGCCCGCTGACTGGCCGGAATCACTCACAAATGTCATCGTTTTGCACCCGTGGTCGCGTGGTGAAGGCAAATCACTCTCCAACCCGGCCTTGCAGGCACTTTGTGACGCCCTGGCACCGCATCCTGTCGTCCTTGTCGGCATGACAGACGACAAAGCTCGTCCCACCGGCACTCATATTCATGACTGGAGCCACCGCACCTCTCTACCGGAGCTGATTTGGGTCATGCGGCAGGCGAAATTCTGCATCAGCGTCGATAGCGGCCCCATGCACATCGCCGCCGCCGTCAATCCAAACACCCTCGGCATCCATACCTGGAGCGATCCCCGCAAAGTCGGCCCATATCCGCTCGGCGTTCACGTTTGGAAGACCGGACGCATCGCCAAACGTGATGAGCTCACTGCTGCGGAGTGTTTGGGTGATGCCAGCGTGGACGATGCTGCCGCGCGGGACATAGGCGCATGGGTGCATGCTGCGCTGCGTTAAACCAGCCCGCGCATCGTTCCTGTGCTGGTCGCAAACTTGTCTGTCTCCACACCCATGCGCTGCGCGATGCTCACAAAGAGATTGGGCAGCGGGTAATTGTTCCGCGCATCAAAAGCAAGGTGCTGACCATGCTTATAGCCGCCACCGGCGAGGAGCATGGGCAGGTTCGTGGTTAGATGCCCGCTGGCGTTGCCCAGATTGCTGCCCAGCAGCACTTGTGTGTGGTCGAGCAGGTTTGACTGGCTGTCCTTGAGGCTCGTGAGGAAGTCGAAGAACGCCTGAATGGTCGCCTGCTCGATGAGTTCGAGCTGGCGCAGCATGTCGGGGTTCTTGCCGTGATGCGAGAGGCCGTGGTAGCCGAGCTGCACGCCGGGAATCCGCGGAACGTTGCCATAGCCGGTGCTGCCGAGTGTGATCAGGCGCGTGCTGTCAGTTTCCAGCGCGAGACGCATGACTTCAAAATGCGCCCGCAGCGTGCCGACGAGGTCAATGGACGATATTTCGCCCGGTGGCTTGGCTTTCACTTCAGGCTTCGGTGTTTGGCTCCACTGCGCGGTCTTGGCGAGCTGTTGCTCCGTTTCACGCACAGCGGTGAAGAATTGATCGAGCTTGTCACGATCCGCAGCGCTGACTTTGCGCTCCATCGCTTTCGCATCATCCAGCACCGCGTCCATGATGCTGCGGCCATCTCGCAGGTCACGCTGCTGGTTGGCAATCTCTTGGGCCGAGCCTGTGAGGAAAAGTTTGGCAAAGGCTTTGGCGGCTGATTGCTCCGGTGGAATAGCGACACCATTGGCCGACCACGACAGCGTCTTCTCGCCGAGTGTGAGCGAGGCAAAGCGGGTTTGGTCACCAATCTTCGCCGCGATGAACTGATCCAGCGAGATGGTGTTCTTGAAGGTGCGCGCACCAGGGAATGGCGCGGCGGTGAGGAAGGATTTTTCAGCCGAGTGGCCGCCATCGACGCTCGGATGACTGGTGCCGGAGAAGACGGTGAATTTTTTGCGCAACGCCTCACCGGGCTGCAAATAACGGCTCAGCGCATAGTCGGCTCCGGCTTGCTCAGGGAAAAAATTGGCCGGAATGAAGCCGAGCGGGATGTTGATGGCGACGAATCGGCGCGGCGCGGTCTCAGCAGCGGCACGCAGGCGCAAGGGCAGCATGGCTTCCAGTAGCGGCAGCGCCAGGCTGACGCCGGATCCACGGAGAAAAGTGCGACGAGAGAGCGGTTTCATAAAGTGGGCAAGTTAGCGGGTGGCGAAGGTTTCACTCTGCACGATGGCGTGAATCAGCGTGCGCAGGCCATTGCCTTGCGTCTGGGTTTGCTCGACGATCTTGTCGATGGCCGCACGGTCGCTGAAGCCCATCTCGCGGCCCAGGGCATAGCTCAGCAGCTTCTCCGTGAGGCAACGTGCGAAGTCGGCCCGCCGTGCGAGCAGCAGCTTCTTGAACGCGCGGATGTCGGCAAAGGCTTCACCGCTCGCCGTTTGGCCGCTGCTGTCCACTAGGGCACCTTTCACCACGCTGCCCCAGTTGTGCTCCACGTTGGTCACATTCCAGCGCAGGTAGTTTTCACGATAATCGCCGATGGGATCAAAGCTCTCCAGCGCAAAACCTGGCGGATCAATCTGGCGGTGACACACGTTGCAGCTCTCCACGTTGCGGTGCTTCGCCAGTTGCTCGCGCACCGTCTCAGCGCCGCGAATATCCGGCTCAATGCCAGCCGTGTTCGGTGGCGGTGGTGGCGTGGGCTGTCCGAGGATGTTTTCCAGCACCCACACGCCACGCAGCACGGGCGAGGTCGTCGTGCCGTTCGCCGTGACCTTCAGCACCGCCGCCTGCGTGAGCACCCCGCCGCGCACGCTGTCGGCGGGCAACGCTACTTTGCGCAAATCGAGCCCCGTCACGTCAGCAACGCCGTAGTGCTCGGCCAGTCGTTGATTCAGCATCGCCCACCTGGCATCCAGGAGGTCTTCGATGGGCAAATCCGCCTTCAGCATCTCGCGGAAGTAGCCCTCGCTCTCCCACAGCATGCTCACTTGCAGCAGCTCGTCGAACTTCTTGTACAGCTTCTCGTCAGGTGTGGTGTCGTTGAGCTGGCGCAGGTGCAGCCATTGCCCGGTGAAGTTTTTCACGAAGGTCTCGCTCTTGGGGCTGCTCAGCAAGCGCTCGGCCTGCGCACGCAGCACGGCGGGCGTGCTGAGTTGCTTCTTGGCAGCCAGGGCCAGCAACTCATCATCCGGCGGAGCGCTGCACAAAAAATACGACAAGCGCACGGCGAGCTCTGCTGCCGCGATGCGCGTAGTGTCAGGCTGCGATGCTTCACGCAGATAGATGAAATTGGGCGAGCACAGCACCGCGATCAAACCTGCGCGCAAACTCTCTTCAAAGCTGCGCCCGGACTCCAGCAGTGACTTGGTGAGCGACACAAAGCGGGCCACCTCACCGTCCTCGGCCACACGGCGAAACGCCCGTGGCACAAAACCGCTCAAAATGCGCTCCGCATCGGCCAGCGTGCCCGTTTTGAGGTCAGTGGTGCCGAGCAATCGCGTGTGACTCTCCGGCGGCCATTGCTCAATGAGCGGCCCCGTGATCTCGACCTCGCCGAAACCAACACCGGGATACACCACGCCCGGCTTTTTCTTGAGATAGCCCGGCAAACCGAGCGCGAAGAACTGAATGGCCGATTTCGCCTCCAGCAGCGCTTCGATCTCGAACATCTTCGGCTCCGCACTCACCTCATAGTAGCCCAGATTCTTGTGCGTTGCCTCCAGCCCGGCGAAACTCGATCCCGACACGGTGAACCACAGACGATCCGCTGCATCATGCGCCGCCGCTTGAAAGCGGAAGCGATACCGCCCGCGCACCGGGATGCGGTGATCACGCGTGGACACCTTGGAATACGACGAGTTGTCGGAGGAGGTGAAGATCACCACCCGGCCATCCACGAGGCTGTAAGTGCCATCGGCGAAATACGGCTTCACCTCCCGGGTCGAGTCCACCTTGAAGGTCTCCGTCTTCGGCCGATCACCCGTGACGATGGCCGCATCAATCGCCCGCCGTGCCGCCGCCAAGTAGCCCTGCATCTGCTCCGTCGAAACCGCCAGCGCCTCACCATTGTTATCAAAACCACCCGCCTGCTGATCCTCCGGCAGCAAGTCCTTCAAATCCAGATCCACCGCCAGCAGATCATTGATCGTGTTCTGATACTCAATGCGATTCAGCCGCCGCTGCACCACCTCACGCCCCGCACGATCCGCCGTGATGAGCGCCGGTTTGATCACACCAAGCACCTGCTCCAGTTCCGCTTTTGCAGGCTGCACTTGCTTTGCTGGCGGCATCTCCCCTTTCGCCATGCGGTCATGAATGCTCGTCCACAGATCCGTCTGCGCCCGGCCCGCCATGCCGTAGTCCACGAGTTCCAAATCCAGCCCACCTTTCTTCGTCTCCGCGTCATGACACTCCAGGCAGTGCTTGTCGAAAAAGGCGCCGGCCTGTTGTTTCAGCGTCAACACCGTATCAGCCGCCCACAAACTGCCTGCGCTGAGCATGCAGGCCGTCAGCACCGCTTGGCGCATCGAAAAGAAGGGCAAAAGCCGCAGGGTGTCATCGTTCATCTGGCACACCGACTCTGCCGGGAGAATCGCCGCCTTCAATGATTTATGTCGTCACGATCACAGGCCTCCTGGCAAGTCCGCTGCTTGGTGCTTGCGCAACGGTCCGCCGCTCCGCACCTCGGTCAGCTTGCCATCGCGAATCACCACGCCGCCGTTCACGATCACATCGCTGAAACCTTCGGCGTAATGATGGGGATCGTTGAAGGTGGAAGGATCGCTGACTTTGGCGGGATCGAAGATCACGATGTCGGCAAAGGCCCCCACTTTGAGCTGACCACGATCTTTAAGACGAAAGGTCTGCGCTGGCAGCGAGGTCATGCGCCGCACGGCTTCTTCGATGGAGAGCAGCTTGAGCTCGCGCACATAACGGCTCAAAACACGGGCGTTGTTTCCATAACTGCGCGGATGTGGCACGTCCTCGCCGAGACGACGCGGACCGCCGTCGCTGGCGATCATGGTGAGAGGATGCTTCATGAACGTCTGCAAATCCTTCTCGTCCATGCCATGGAAAACCGCGCCGGCACCGCCGCGTGCCTCGATGTCGAGAATCAGCTCGATTTGATCTTCGAGCGTATCGGCACCACGCACTATCTTCGCGGCCTCGGGGATTGTTTTGCCATTGAGCGCCGGATCGGTTTTAAATTTGGCGATCACGGCATAGCCGTAGTCCTTGCGGCCCTGACGCTCGCGGATTTCGGCCATTTTGGCGATGATTTCGGCTTTTTGCTTCGGATCGGCGATGCGGGCGAGGTAATCCTCGCGCACGCCTTCCAGCGCGCTGTCAGGAATCAACTGCCGCAGGCCTGTGCTGGAGGCGGTGTAGGCATATTGATCGTGCGTGATCTTCAATCCCTCGGCACGCGCCTTGTCGAGCACGGCGAGCACCTCGCCGGCCTTGCCCCAAGCGGTGGGGCCGGAGAGCTTGATGTGCGAGACTTCGCCGCGAATCCCGGCCTCACGCACGACGCGGATGAACTCGTCCAACGCGTCGAAGATCTTCACCGTTTCGTGCCGCATGTGGCTCACATAGATGCCGTCGTGCGCGGCGGCGACCTTCGCCAGGGCGATGATCTCGTCGGTTTTGGCAAAAGAGCCGGGCACATAGATCAAACCGGTGCTCAGGCCGACCGCGCCGTCTTTCATCGCTTGATCGACGATGGCTTTCATCGTCATGAGCTGCGCTTCGTCGGGCGCGCGAATGAAAATGCCGCCCATGCCTTCCTTGCGCACGGAATTGTGCCCGATGAGCGTGGCCACATTCAGCGCCACCTTCGCCTCCGCGATCTCCTGGAAGAACTTCGCCACATCCGTGCGCGAATGGCCGCAATTGCCGGTGATGATGGTCGTCACGCCCATGCGCAGGAAATTCTCCGCCACGGGATTCTGGCAGATGTCCTCCGAATGCGTGTGAACGTCGATAAATCCCGGCGCGGCGACCTTGCCACCCGCGTCGATGACCGAGTCGGCCGTGCCGTCGATTTTTCCGACAGCTACGATTTTCCCGCCCTTCACCGCAATGCTGCCGCTCACCAGGGGTTTGCCACTGCCATCGGCGATTTGTGCATTCGTGATCAGGAGATCAAAATCCACCGCACAAGCTGCCTGGGTGAGCAGCAAAGCGGCAAACAGGAGCTGGCGCGGTTTCATGACCCTAACTCTGGCAGGATTCCTTTGCCAATCCAGCCACCACATTCCATATCTGCGCACCATGCTCGACCTCACGAACAAGAAGATCGCCCTCCTCATGGGCGGCCCAGGCTCCGAACGCAAAGTCTCGCTCAAGACCGCCGAAAGCGTCGCCGAGGCGCTGCGCAGCAAGGGGGCCATCATCACCGAGATCGACGTGACCGGCCCGGACTTCGAGGTTCCAGCGGACACCTTCATCGCCATGAATCTGATTCACGGCACTTTTGGCGAAGATGGCCAGATTCAGGCGATTCTGGAGCAGCGTGGCATCCGCTACACCGGCGCGGGCGTCGAAAGCAGCCGCGTAGCCTTCGACAAACTGCTGAGCAAGGAGCGTTTCACCGCCGCCGGGGCGCCCACGCCGCGTTCACAGACCTACCCGCTCGATGGCAGCCAGCCGCTCGCAATTGGGTTCCCGCTCGTGGTCAAACCGCCGCGTGAAGGTTCCAGCGTGGGTGTCCATATCTGCCATCATCAAGCCGAGTTTGATGCCGCCATTGAAGACGCGAAGAAATTCGGCAAAGAGACGCTCATCGAGGACTACGTGGCTGGCAAAGAACTCACCATCGGCATTCTCGGCGATCAGGTGCTGCCCATCATCCACATCGAGCCGGTCGAAGGCTTCTACGACATCAACAACAAGTACCCGTGGATGGGCGGCACCGGCAAAACGAACTACCACTGCCCGGCCAACCTCAGCCCCGAGGTGACGAAAGCAGTGCAGGACGCCGCTTTGAAAGCCTTCCGCTCCTGCAGCACCGAAGTCTATGGCCGCGTCGATGTCATGCTGCGCGACAGCGATCAAGCCCCCTTCGTGCTCGAGATCAACACCATCCCCGGCATGACGAGCAGCAGCCTGCTGCCCAAGGCAGCGAAGGCCGTGGGCATCGAGTTTCCTGATCTTTGCGCAAAGATCATCGAACTGTCGCTTGCCGCACGGCCTTGAACCAACATCACACGGTCCTGTTTCTGCGGCTGGCGAGAATGAGCACGGCGGCCACGATGCCGAGCGCGGCATTCAGCGTCCAGAGAATCGTTGGGTGGTGATCATACAGCGGCATGCCCAGCGCGGAGCTAGCCGTGTTCCCCGCACACCATGCGAAGCTGAGAAAGCCGACGTAGCGACCGCGCATGTCATCGGGCGCGAGGCTGGCCGAGTAAGCCTGCTGACGCGAAAACGCAGACATCTCACCGATCGTGAACACGACCATCATCAGCACGAACGCGGAGAGCGATCCGCTGACGAGAAACGTGAGGAAACTGGCCCCCATGAGGATGTAACCGAGCGCCATCACCTGCTTCACTGGCCATTGGCGCAATCCGGCGGCCAGCGGCACTTCAAAGAGGCAGATCATCACGCCGTTCATGGCCAGCACGAGACCGCAGAGATGCAGCGAGAGACCGTTGCGCTCGAAGTGCAGCGGAAACGTCGTGTTCGTCTGCCGGAAGATCCAGGCGACGCACACGCAGGCTCCAAACAAAGCGAGAAACGGCTTGTTGGCCCGGATCGACTGCCACGCATGATTCCAGCCGGCATGCTCACGCGCCGTCTGGCGTCCACGTGGCAGAAACAGCCAGGCGATGATGCCAAACACGACCGACGTGGCCGCATCGACCATGAACAGCCAGAAGAACGAATGCTCAGCGAGGAAACCCGCCGTCGCCGGGCCGAGCGACCACGCCAGATTCACCGCGAACCTTTGCACGGCAAAAGCGATGACGCGGTGCTCCGGCGGCACGATGTCCTGCACCAGCGCCGCGCTAGCCGGACTCCCGGCCTCGGTGATCGCTCCTGTGATGAAGGCCAGCAGCGCCAGCATGCGCCAGTCAACGGCCTGCGACATGCAGAGCATGCAGACGGCTCCTGCGAGCGACGACACGGCCATCGTGATGTTCCGACCCAGCCGGTCGGCCATCCAGCCGCCGATCCAGGCGGCGGCGAAACCGCCGAGCGAGTAGGCTGCCACAGCCAGGCCGGCCTGCGCGGCGGTGTTGCCATTCCGGGTGATGAACAGCGTCAGGAACGGCACGACGAAAACGCCGAACCGGTTGACGAACGTGGCTCCTACGAGAACCCAGAAGGGCCGTGGCAGGAGATGAAGTTGGGAAAACAAAGACATGGTTGGAAACAGAAAAAGAGGTTCATGGAAAGTTGGAAGATGAGCTGGAACGCAAAACGGGCCGGCTCGTGTGAGCCGGCCCGTTGAAGGCTTGAAAGGTTGCTGTGTTCGTTTCGGATTACAGGCCTTTGCTCACAATGTATTTCACGAGATCGACGACTCGGTTGGAGTAACCCCACTCATTGTCGTACCAGCTCACGAGCTTGAAGAACTTGCTGTTCAGCTCGATGCCGGAACCGGCGTCGAAAATGGAGCTGCTCTGGTCATGAATGAAGTCGGTGCTCACCACTTCGTCGCTGGTCCAGGAGAGGATGCCCTTGAGGTAGGTCTCGCTGGCCTTTTTCATGGCGGCGCTGATTTCCTTGTAGCTGGTTTCCTTCTCCGTTTTCACGGTGAGATCGACCACGGAAACCGTCGGCGTCGGCACGCGGAAGGACATGCCGGTGAGCTTGCCCTTCACTTCCGGAATGGCGAGGCCCACGGCCTTGGCGGCACCGGTGCTGCTCGGGATGATGTTGATGGCGGCGCTGCGGCCACCTTTCCAATCCTTGGCGCTCGGGCCGTCCACCGTCTTCTGCGTGGCGGTGTAGCTGTGGATGGTGGTCATGAGGCCTTCAGCCACGCCGAAACCTTCCTTGAGCAGCACATGCACCACGGGGGCGAGGCAGTTCGTGGTGCAGGAGGCGTTGGAGATGACGTGATGCTTGCTGGCATCATACTTCTCATGGTTCACGCCCATGACGACGGTGATGTCCTCTTCCTTGCCAGGAGCGGAGATGATGACCTTCTTCGCGCCGGCGTCGATGTGGCCCTGGGCCTTGCTGCGCTCGGTGAAAAGACCGGTGGACTCGATCACGATGTCCACACCGAGTTCCTTCCACGGAAGCGCGGACGGACCCGCACGGACGGCGAGGCATTTGATCTCGTTGCCATCGACCACAAGGATGTCGTCCTCGGCAAGGTCGGGGCTGCTCTTCTTGGAAAAGACGTTCTCACGGGCTTTGCCCTGCGTGGAGTCATACTTCACGAGGTAGGCCAGGTTGTCCGCAGGGACGAGGTCATTGACGGCAACGACCTGGATTTCCTTGCCCAGGAGTCCCTGATCACAGATTGCGCGAAAGACGAGGCGACCGATGCGCCCGAAACCATTGATGCCGATTTTGACCATGTTATTTGAGGTAGTTTGGATTTTTGAGGGCGGCAGTCCTACCGCCGAGGGGG
Coding sequences within it:
- a CDS encoding metallophosphoesterase family protein, with product MKFAIFGDIHANLEALQTVLWDAQEQGCSNYVCLGDIVGYAANPVECLQTVRDMGCPVVRGNHDEGAASESSLEELNPLAQNALLWTRSQLSEEQRQWLRDLKLVRQVRDFTIVHATLDSPGNWGYVTNRFDAMASFSYQFTQVCFYGHTHVPRIFEKDDAVRAARGTDVMLQRGVKYFVNVGSVGQPRDGDWRAAYAIYDVQAQTITIRRLEYDIETAQSKIREAGLPSLLADRLALGK
- a CDS encoding glycosyltransferase family 9 protein — encoded protein: MSAATRQLPSLRDFKSALIIKPSSLGDIVHTLPAVKALRDAHPHLKIRWLANTEWMPILQGSPLIDEVIPFPRKTFRGLPGLLRFWNWRRTWMLLPREEPEIVLDFQGLLRSGLTSSWRGAQCVIGLSDAREGAHWFYNHTVSVDAGTHAVDRYLELPRALGIKIEPQDITFDLTPGTPPADWPESLTNVIVLHPWSRGEGKSLSNPALQALCDALAPHPVVLVGMTDDKARPTGTHIHDWSHRTSLPELIWVMRQAKFCISVDSGPMHIAAAVNPNTLGIHTWSDPRKVGPYPLGVHVWKTGRIAKRDELTAAECLGDASVDDAAARDIGAWVHAALR
- a CDS encoding DUF1552 domain-containing protein translates to MKPLSRRTFLRGSGVSLALPLLEAMLPLRLRAAAETAPRRFVAINIPLGFIPANFFPEQAGADYALSRYLQPGEALRKKFTVFSGTSHPSVDGGHSAEKSFLTAAPFPGARTFKNTISLDQFIAAKIGDQTRFASLTLGEKTLSWSANGVAIPPEQSAAKAFAKLFLTGSAQEIANQQRDLRDGRSIMDAVLDDAKAMERKVSAADRDKLDQFFTAVRETEQQLAKTAQWSQTPKPEVKAKPPGEISSIDLVGTLRAHFEVMRLALETDSTRLITLGSTGYGNVPRIPGVQLGYHGLSHHGKNPDMLRQLELIEQATIQAFFDFLTSLKDSQSNLLDHTQVLLGSNLGNASGHLTTNLPMLLAGGGYKHGQHLAFDARNNYPLPNLFVSIAQRMGVETDKFATSTGTMRGLV
- a CDS encoding DUF1592 domain-containing protein; this encodes MNDDTLRLLPFFSMRQAVLTACMLSAGSLWAADTVLTLKQQAGAFFDKHCLECHDAETKKGGLDLELVDYGMAGRAQTDLWTSIHDRMAKGEMPPAKQVQPAKAELEQVLGVIKPALITADRAGREVVQRRLNRIEYQNTINDLLAVDLDLKDLLPEDQQAGGFDNNGEALAVSTEQMQGYLAAARRAIDAAIVTGDRPKTETFKVDSTREVKPYFADGTYSLVDGRVVIFTSSDNSSYSKVSTRDHRIPVRGRYRFRFQAAAHDAADRLWFTVSGSSFAGLEATHKNLGYYEVSAEPKMFEIEALLEAKSAIQFFALGLPGYLKKKPGVVYPGVGFGEVEITGPLIEQWPPESHTRLLGTTDLKTGTLADAERILSGFVPRAFRRVAEDGEVARFVSLTKSLLESGRSFEESLRAGLIAVLCSPNFIYLREASQPDTTRIAAAELAVRLSYFLCSAPPDDELLALAAKKQLSTPAVLRAQAERLLSSPKSETFVKNFTGQWLHLRQLNDTTPDEKLYKKFDELLQVSMLWESEGYFREMLKADLPIEDLLDARWAMLNQRLAEHYGVADVTGLDLRKVALPADSVRGGVLTQAAVLKVTANGTTTSPVLRGVWVLENILGQPTPPPPPNTAGIEPDIRGAETVREQLAKHRNVESCNVCHRQIDPPGFALESFDPIGDYRENYLRWNVTNVEHNWGSVVKGALVDSSGQTASGEAFADIRAFKKLLLARRADFARCLTEKLLSYALGREMGFSDRAAIDKIVEQTQTQGNGLRTLIHAIVQSETFATR
- a CDS encoding D-aminoacylase, translated to MKPRQLLFAALLLTQAACAVDFDLLITNAQIADGSGKPLVSGSIAVKGGKIVAVGKIDGTADSVIDAGGKVAAPGFIDVHTHSEDICQNPVAENFLRMGVTTIITGNCGHSRTDVAKFFQEIAEAKVALNVATLIGHNSVRKEGMGGIFIRAPDEAQLMTMKAIVDQAMKDGAVGLSTGLIYVPGSFAKTDEIIALAKVAAAHDGIYVSHMRHETVKIFDALDEFIRVVREAGIRGEVSHIKLSGPTAWGKAGEVLAVLDKARAEGLKITHDQYAYTASSTGLRQLIPDSALEGVREDYLARIADPKQKAEIIAKMAEIRERQGRKDYGYAVIAKFKTDPALNGKTIPEAAKIVRGADTLEDQIELILDIEARGGAGAVFHGMDEKDLQTFMKHPLTMIASDGGPRRLGEDVPHPRSYGNNARVLSRYVRELKLLSIEEAVRRMTSLPAQTFRLKDRGQLKVGAFADIVIFDPAKVSDPSTFNDPHHYAEGFSDVIVNGGVVIRDGKLTEVRSGGPLRKHQAADLPGGL
- a CDS encoding D-alanine--D-alanine ligase; its protein translation is MLDLTNKKIALLMGGPGSERKVSLKTAESVAEALRSKGAIITEIDVTGPDFEVPADTFIAMNLIHGTFGEDGQIQAILEQRGIRYTGAGVESSRVAFDKLLSKERFTAAGAPTPRSQTYPLDGSQPLAIGFPLVVKPPREGSSVGVHICHHQAEFDAAIEDAKKFGKETLIEDYVAGKELTIGILGDQVLPIIHIEPVEGFYDINNKYPWMGGTGKTNYHCPANLSPEVTKAVQDAALKAFRSCSTEVYGRVDVMLRDSDQAPFVLEINTIPGMTSSSLLPKAAKAVGIEFPDLCAKIIELSLAARP
- a CDS encoding MFS transporter, which codes for MSLFSQLHLLPRPFWVLVGATFVNRFGVFVVPFLTLFITRNGNTAAQAGLAVAAYSLGGFAAAWIGGWMADRLGRNITMAVSSLAGAVCMLCMSQAVDWRMLALLAFITGAITEAGSPASAALVQDIVPPEHRVIAFAVQRFAVNLAWSLGPATAGFLAEHSFFWLFMVDAATSVVFGIIAWLFLPRGRQTAREHAGWNHAWQSIRANKPFLALFGACVCVAWIFRQTNTTFPLHFERNGLSLHLCGLVLAMNGVMICLFEVPLAAGLRQWPVKQVMALGYILMGASFLTFLVSGSLSAFVLMMVVFTIGEMSAFSRQQAYSASLAPDDMRGRYVGFLSFAWCAGNTASSALGMPLYDHHPTILWTLNAALGIVAAVLILASRRNRTV
- the gap gene encoding type I glyceraldehyde-3-phosphate dehydrogenase, with the protein product MVKIGINGFGRIGRLVFRAICDQGLLGKEIQVVAVNDLVPADNLAYLVKYDSTQGKARENVFSKKSSPDLAEDDILVVDGNEIKCLAVRAGPSALPWKELGVDIVIESTGLFTERSKAQGHIDAGAKKVIISAPGKEEDITVVMGVNHEKYDASKHHVISNASCTTNCLAPVVHVLLKEGFGVAEGLMTTIHSYTATQKTVDGPSAKDWKGGRSAAINIIPSSTGAAKAVGLAIPEVKGKLTGMSFRVPTPTVSVVDLTVKTEKETSYKEISAAMKKASETYLKGILSWTSDEVVSTDFIHDQSSSIFDAGSGIELNSKFFKLVSWYDNEWGYSNRVVDLVKYIVSKGL